The genomic region CCtcattttggtatatttttagATGTCGACTTTATTATGGTTAATTCAGTTATTTGGAAGCATGATTGGCGCTATTTTAACGCAATATGCTTTAGGTTTTTATCTGATGCTACTATATTTGTCTTTGCtgcatttctttatttatttttacacccGTTACTGTTAAAATTGCCATGACGGTTGCCTGTATGTATCTGTTCTGCTGTTATGAATGAtctgttttcaatttaatcctATGTCATAGTGTTGCAGTTTTTGTGTTTTCTGTAAACAGCTTCCTTCCGGCTTTTTATCTATACAATTTGCGCCTTCTAACATGTGAAAATAATCATTGGTCTATTGTTGATTTAGACATCATTATGACAGGCTATTTGATTCAGGGACATTTGTGTTCTCATTGCCTTTCATATGTGTTTGGTTGCCTTCACACAAAGGCTGAATGCTGATTCCACATGTTCAAATTATTTCACTTCCCTTTTTATTCCAAGACCGGGGAGCAGCTGATTTCTTTGTATACTTATTTAATAGTTTACAGCACACATTTTCATACTTTGGTTCCAACCTGCTGATGGTACATCAGGCATGAGACTGGCCATAGCGGATCTGTGCAACTTTTTAGGAGGATTAGGGCACTGAAATATGTGATATGATTTATATGAATGGACACTTCGAGCAAGGTACTAGCCACCACTGattcatgcaatttttttggagCAGTTAGGGCACTTACAACACACCTACACAGACCCAAAGATTCATTAATCTTAATTTACATgctttatttatgtatttttcagtttattgGTACAACATCCCGAATCTGGATTTgctaaattatttctttaaactTTGTGGCACTAGCAACCTGGTGGTACAGTTTTATTTCTAATGGAAGTGTAAACTTTTCTCTTGCTATCAGATATGCTACTCTCTAAGAGTGGTGGTGTTACTtgttatttatgtaataaataaacttgTATCTTGTTCActatttttctcttaaatAATTGTGCATATAGCTGATGTGTTTTAAGGACTTCAACGGGTTactgtatttttcttattgtaAACTGGAAAATCTACATTTCGTCAACTTTAATGAAAAGGGAAGTTAGAAATAGAGCTTGTTGATACTTGATACTTATTATGTAAGGAGGCAAGGTTGTGCTTGAGCTATTAAGTTCATGGTTGTTACATATGCGGCATTGAGTTTGTCCTGTCTTATTGTTTTAAATACCTGTTATCTGATTAAAGATGTAGGGAGCAGGGAATTCTCATTTGCAAGCAGGGATCTAAACTGACGGCCAAGCTTTTGACACTATGGTTGAATCACATGAATGTGCTTACATGTTAACTTCCCTCTCCATTGCAACTTGGATGTTTACTATGGTTTGCACTATTTCTTTCCAGGCTGCTAACTACCTGAATATCAAGGGTCTTCTGGATCTGACTTGCCAGACTGTTGCTGACATGATCAAAGGAAAAACTCCAGAGGAGATTCGAAAGACATTCAACATCAAGAATGACTTCACTCctgaagaggaagaggaagtcCGAAGAGAGAACCAATGGGCTTTTGAGTAGAACagctacaaaaataattaaattttctgttttatcAAGTTCTATGGTGGCATATGAAGTACTATGTTCGACTATTTCTATCAAATGTAATCTGAGGTTTGTACCCGTCGCATTGGCTTAGTTAAAAAACTTTGTGGTTCAGAGTATCTAGCTTCGGGTATAGGTTTACCTGAACTGCTTTTCATGCAAAATCTGGTTCAGATCATCATTGTCAGGACTTCGTATTGTTCTCCTCTTCATATGTGATCCGCTTCACATTCTTTAGGTAATCATGGCAAATACATATCTTGCCAGCCTGAATGATTGATTCGTTATATTAACTGGCACCTGACTGGCGGGAATTTCTCAGTATGCACATAACATAACCCTTGCCTTCTTAATCTTTGCATGCTCCTTAAAGTAAATTGATTTGCTGGGAATACAGAAAAAAGAAGCAATGTATACCCGAAATTTATTGCAAGTGCACTTcacaaaattgcaatttatgaGTTACatccaataataattattctcATTCATGctttaattttgcatttattgcATCTAAAACCATTTTACTTTCCATAGTTTGATGACAAgaaaattgtttttctttgttgtttattAGTTCAAATGATAAgtgttttatgcattttaccCTCAAATTTAAATCGcacaatctttttcttttactttgcTAATGTCTCCTATTTCTTCTAATCTTAGATGGTGGCCTCGATTTTCCAACTACAGCTTCCAAAACTATCCCAATTAAAGCCAAAAATGCaccataaaaatgaaaatcaacgGACAGAATACTGTGCGCAAGGGGAGATTAGCATCTCTGTTTTAACAGATTAACAATGATATAATAAGCTTACATTATGTGATTcctttattttcatatcacaACCTTTCGGTACCTTAAAGAGGTAGTCAGACGATTATTTTATCGACTATCTTGTCCAATATTACTCACAACAAACGGACTCCGAACTTTGTATTTCTCGTTGGACCAAGTAATCGATCCAAACAAGTCCTCTTGAGATTTTGTAGTCTGTTGGAAAGTCACTTGAAAAGTTAGTTTCTTGTTATCCCTTGTGAACTTCAGTGTGTTTGGTACCACTTGAACATCCACACCTTCAGGGGCCTCAACAATGGCAGTGTAGATTGATTCATCTTCACCAACATTAGTCACAGTTCTGTTCACTGTCTTGATGTCGTTTTCTTGTAATAAGGAAATGGCTATTGAAGGATAGTTCATGTTGGAGATTAAATCTAAGCTTGACTCAACAGGGCAAGAAAAGTTAACAGGAAGATCCGATGCAATCATTTTAATGTCGCTTGTGTTGTAGCCGATGTTGCAGAGAAATTGGATGTAATCCATTGTTTCAGTCTCATAGATGAGCCCCGGCTGAAGTGGACCTGTTAGACTTATTTCACCTGCTCCAATGTCATAAGGCGTGGCTATCGATCCCGTTTCTGTAATGATAGGGGCATCTGAATTGTTCCTCTGGATTGCTGgaaatgagataaaaataaattctgtTATTAGGACGCCTTTGAAACATAGCTCGATTTGTATGAACATTTCAATTTGTTGTATGCTCTTGATTTGTTCTTAAAATGTACCAAAGAGTTTGTTTATATGGTACAGTACCTGTTGTCATGATGGCTGATCTAATAGCAGCAGGGCTCCATGTGGGGTGCTGAGACTTGACTGCTGCAGCTAGCCCAGAAACATGGGGGCAGGACATGGATGTGCCTGAGATTATGCCATACAGCGCTGGTTCTCTGCCTGGAAGGGTTAGTTCATCGCTGTTTGGAGACCACGCTGCAAGAATGTTTTGTCCTGGTGCTGTTATATCCGGCTAGACAGTAAAACAAAGATAACTTTAGTCTCTTCTTGCCTATGCCCTTAGATCAGTAAACCGTCTATCTACACAACggaagagaaaaatatttactttgatAAGGTTCCCAACGCCAAATACAGGGCCTCTTGAAGAGAAGAGGGCTACAACTGGAGCTGGCTTGTAATTTGGTATAACGACAGTAGGTAGAATGGTTGCGACTGGGTTGCTTCAGAAGCGCCAAAAGATGCAGTTTAGCAACAGATACATTATTTATGCCTTCTCTTTTGTTGACTTGATGAATGAATTACCTGCTTGAGTTGATATAAGATAGTATTTCAGCTCCATCCTCTTCAATGACAGCAGTGACTGGAAAATCTGTATATGTTGTTTCCAATTGCCGCAAGTCATCATCAATCAATACCATCCCAATAGCACCTTGGTCCTTCAACGTCTCATACTTAATTGTTGTTCCAAAAGGTCGAACCTTGTTTTCACACAGgacaatcttttcttttactttatcACCATCTAATGAACCTGGGTTGCAATTCCTAAACCAACAAGTCTAGCTATTTTCAGAAAATCTGATGTTACTAACTCAGTTCAAGACATAGGAGTTCTTGTTCATATTGTACCTTGCGTCGTCATCACCCTGTTGGCTGGATTCTGATTTTGCTGAAAGTCCATCTATTAAGGGATAAACTGGAGATTTATTGAGATCTGAGAAATTGATGGCTCCACCCTGAGATCCCACATGA from Sesamum indicum cultivar Zhongzhi No. 13 linkage group LG3, S_indicum_v1.0, whole genome shotgun sequence harbors:
- the LOC105159360 gene encoding CO(2)-response secreted protease-like; translation: MNGPQLFLFFNLLVIPFLGETAAAEPERNGVYIVYMGATRSPNGAPRNDHAQLLRSLMNRKKNAVLHTYSHGFLGFAARLSDKEAKLIAKRPGVVSVFPDPVLQLHTTHSWDFLKYLDSTPKVPTDSSSSGEDTIIGFLDTGIWPESESFNDEGIGAIPSRWKGTCMEGENFTSSSCNRKIIGARYYDDPELGIPGTPRDNVGHGSHVASTAAGRPVSGASYYGLAKGTAKGGSPGSRIAMYRVCPSNFCIGSAILKGFDDAIADGVDVLSVSLGFSPSELFSDNPIIIGAFHATEKGIIVVCSAGNSGPSSATVDNAAPWILTVAATTIDRDFQSDVVLGGNKVIKGGAINFSDLNKSPVYPLIDGLSAKSESSQQGDDDARNCNPGSLDGDKVKEKIVLCENKVRPFGTTIKYETLKDQGAIGMVLIDDDLRQLETTYTDFPVTAVIEEDGAEILSYINSSSNPVATILPTVVIPNYKPAPVVALFSSRGPVFGVGNLIKPDITAPGQNILAAWSPNSDELTLPGREPALYGIISGTSMSCPHVSGLAAAVKSQHPTWSPAAIRSAIMTTAIQRNNSDAPIITETGSIATPYDIGAGEISLTGPLQPGLIYETETMDYIQFLCNIGYNTSDIKMIASDLPVNFSCPVESSLDLISNMNYPSIAISLLQENDIKTVNRTVTNVGEDESIYTAIVEAPEGVDVQVVPNTLKFTRDNKKLTFQVTFQQTTKSQEDLFGSITWSNEKYKVRSPFVVSNIGQDSR